One window of the Archangium primigenium genome contains the following:
- a CDS encoding SDR family NAD(P)-dependent oxidoreductase produces the protein MARHRGPLHDVLGAPVQRGRLRCPGRGRRADRACYVRGVKKTIVVCGHGPGISDAVARRFGEEGFAVALVARNAERLKASAAALSRAGLTAQAFPCDLAQPQSVRALIRDVRASLGPIAVLHWNAYTPGAGDLTTSPVEELNGPLGVSVLGLVAGVQEALPDLKQEKGAILVTGGGLAYYDPKLDALAVSWNAMGLAVSKAAQHKTVGLLHQKLSGEGVYVGEVVVLGTVKGTAFDSGDATLEASAIAEKFWELHQRREDVSVNFS, from the coding sequence GTGGCTCGCCATCGCGGTCCTCTTCATGACGTACTGGGAGCCCCGGTTCAACGTGGCCGTCTTCGGTGTCCTGGTCGTGGCCGCCGCGCTGACCGGGCGTGCTACGTTCGAGGGGTGAAAAAAACCATCGTCGTCTGTGGTCACGGGCCTGGCATCTCGGACGCAGTGGCTCGCAGGTTTGGCGAGGAGGGCTTCGCGGTCGCGCTCGTCGCCCGCAACGCGGAGCGGCTCAAGGCCTCGGCCGCGGCGCTCTCCCGCGCGGGCCTCACCGCCCAGGCCTTTCCCTGTGACCTCGCCCAGCCCCAGTCCGTGCGCGCGCTCATCCGTGACGTGCGTGCATCGCTCGGGCCCATCGCGGTGCTCCACTGGAACGCGTATACCCCCGGCGCCGGGGACCTGACGACCTCGCCCGTGGAGGAGCTGAACGGGCCCCTCGGCGTGTCGGTGCTCGGACTGGTGGCGGGCGTCCAGGAGGCGCTGCCCGATTTGAAGCAGGAGAAGGGCGCGATCCTCGTCACGGGCGGCGGCCTCGCGTACTACGACCCGAAGCTCGATGCGCTGGCGGTGTCGTGGAATGCCATGGGCCTCGCGGTCTCCAAGGCCGCGCAGCACAAGACCGTGGGCCTGCTGCACCAGAAGCTCTCGGGCGAGGGCGTCTACGTGGGCGAGGTCGTCGTGCTCGGGACCGTCAAGGGCACCGCGTTCGACTCCGGCGATGCGACGCTGGAGGCGTCGGCCATCGCCGAGAAGTTCTGGGAGCTGCACCAGCGCCGCGAGGACGTCTCGGTCAACTTCTCCTAG
- a CDS encoding SDR family oxidoreductase: MTQWTTSDMPSQKGRSAVITGTGGLGLEDALELARTGGEVILAGRNPQKGAEAVARIQSEVPSAKVRFEQVDLASLKSIADFAARLKGQRESLDLLINNAAVMTPPKRQATSDGFELQLGTNYLGHFALSAHLMPLLRKGTDARVVTLSSVAARAGVIDFDDLHATRSYQPMRAYGQSKLACLLFAFELQRRSEANRWGVTSIAAHPGISRTDLLHNAPGRWSASGMMRTFMWFLFQPASQGALPTLFAATSPEAKAGAYYGPDKLSEMRGHPTLAKVPQRAEDRTAANRLWRVSEELTQVAFQ, translated from the coding sequence ATGACCCAGTGGACCACTTCCGACATGCCTTCGCAGAAGGGCCGTTCAGCCGTCATCACCGGGACCGGAGGCCTCGGACTCGAGGATGCCCTCGAACTCGCACGAACGGGCGGTGAGGTCATCCTCGCCGGCCGCAACCCCCAGAAAGGCGCGGAGGCCGTCGCGCGAATCCAGTCCGAGGTCCCCTCCGCGAAGGTCCGGTTCGAGCAGGTCGACCTCGCCAGCCTCAAGTCCATCGCCGACTTCGCCGCGCGGCTCAAGGGGCAGCGCGAGAGCCTCGACCTGTTGATCAACAACGCCGCCGTGATGACCCCGCCGAAGCGGCAGGCCACCTCGGATGGCTTCGAGCTGCAGCTCGGCACCAACTACCTCGGCCACTTCGCCCTGTCGGCCCACCTCATGCCCCTGCTGCGCAAGGGGACCGACGCGCGCGTCGTCACCCTGTCGAGCGTGGCCGCTCGGGCCGGGGTGATCGACTTCGACGACCTGCACGCGACGCGCAGCTACCAGCCGATGCGGGCCTATGGCCAGTCGAAGCTCGCCTGCCTCCTGTTCGCCTTCGAGCTGCAGCGGCGCAGCGAGGCGAACCGGTGGGGCGTCACCAGCATCGCCGCGCACCCCGGCATCTCGCGCACCGACCTGCTGCACAACGCGCCCGGCCGGTGGAGTGCCTCGGGCATGATGCGCACGTTCATGTGGTTCCTGTTCCAGCCCGCGTCGCAGGGCGCGCTGCCCACCCTCTTCGCCGCGACCTCGCCCGAGGCCAAGGCCGGCGCCTACTACGGCCCCGACAAGCTGAGCGAGATGCGGGGCCATCCGACGCTGGCGAAGGTTCCCCAGCGCGCGGAAGACCGAACGGCCGCCAACCGCCTCTGGCGGGTGTCCGAGGAGCTCACCCAGGTCGCGTTCCAGTAG
- a CDS encoding LysR family transcriptional regulator translates to MRLDLDALKIFVRVAELRSFTQAAHQLGMPKARASAHVQKLEAELGTQLLQRSTRVVRPTPEGEQLLKRAPAFLAEAEEISALFHASRALRGRVRVELPVIIARDFVMPRVPELLARHPQLQLDICASDRLVAAVRDGFDLVLRVGLVNEPGLVGRRIGEASSMNCASPAYLRQHGTPRTLDDLRDHFVVHYATDPVPVFEYIDGPTYKELPMRSMVTVDNFDVYEAAGLAGLGIVQVPRSALERHANRIVEILPEFVARPVPITLLHTHGHSVPRRVRAVMTWLMEVLAPTVNALMSAR, encoded by the coding sequence ATGCGCCTTGACCTCGATGCCCTGAAGATCTTCGTCCGGGTGGCGGAGCTGCGGAGCTTCACGCAGGCCGCCCACCAGCTTGGCATGCCCAAGGCCCGCGCGTCCGCACACGTGCAAAAGCTCGAAGCGGAGCTCGGCACCCAGCTCCTCCAGCGCTCGACCCGCGTCGTGCGCCCCACGCCCGAGGGCGAGCAGCTGCTGAAGCGGGCCCCGGCGTTTCTCGCGGAGGCCGAGGAAATCTCGGCGCTCTTTCATGCGAGCCGGGCGCTGCGGGGGCGGGTGCGCGTGGAGCTCCCCGTCATCATCGCGCGCGACTTCGTCATGCCGCGGGTGCCCGAGCTGCTCGCGCGCCATCCGCAGCTCCAGCTGGACATCTGCGCGAGCGACCGGCTCGTGGCGGCGGTGCGGGACGGGTTCGATCTCGTGCTGCGCGTGGGGCTGGTCAACGAACCGGGGCTCGTCGGGCGCCGCATCGGCGAGGCCTCGTCGATGAACTGCGCGAGTCCCGCCTACCTGCGCCAGCATGGAACGCCGCGTACGCTGGACGATCTGCGCGACCACTTCGTCGTCCACTACGCCACCGACCCGGTCCCGGTCTTCGAGTACATCGACGGCCCGACGTACAAGGAGCTCCCCATGCGCAGCATGGTGACCGTCGACAACTTCGACGTGTACGAGGCGGCGGGCCTCGCGGGCCTGGGCATCGTGCAGGTGCCACGGTCCGCGCTGGAGCGGCACGCGAACAGGATCGTGGAGATCCTGCCGGAGTTCGTCGCGCGACCGGTGCCCATCACGCTGTTGCACACGCACGGGCACTCGGTGCCACGGCGCGTGCGGGCCGTGATGACCTGGCTGATGGAGGTGCTGGCGCCCACCGTCAACGCGCTCATGAGCGCTCGGTGA
- a CDS encoding TetR/AcrR family transcriptional regulator yields MRADAQKNYEHLLAVARDVLTEQGANASLRDIARRAGVGLGTLYRHFPTREALLETLLRASFDALKARADELEASCPPDEALVTWLREAVGVAHRHRGVVDAMMAAIADPDSALHASCVAMRAAGTRLLTRAQAEGLARTDVDGVDLFALLGALAWLRDQTSPERRADHLFGVIAGALLTNRGPLPTHG; encoded by the coding sequence ATGCGAGCCGACGCCCAGAAGAACTACGAGCACCTCCTCGCCGTCGCGCGCGACGTCCTCACCGAGCAAGGCGCCAACGCCTCGCTGCGCGACATCGCCCGCCGGGCGGGTGTGGGGCTCGGCACGCTGTACCGTCACTTTCCGACGCGCGAGGCCCTGCTCGAGACCTTGCTCCGGGCGAGCTTCGACGCGCTGAAGGCCCGGGCGGACGAACTCGAGGCCTCGTGTCCACCCGACGAGGCACTCGTGACGTGGCTGCGTGAAGCCGTCGGGGTCGCCCACCGCCACCGGGGCGTGGTGGATGCGATGATGGCCGCCATCGCGGACCCGGACTCCGCGCTCCATGCGTCGTGCGTGGCGATGCGCGCGGCGGGCACCCGGCTCCTCACCCGCGCGCAAGCCGAGGGCCTGGCGCGGACCGACGTCGATGGCGTCGATCTGTTCGCGCTGCTCGGGGCGCTCGCGTGGCTCCGCGACCAGACGTCACCGGAGCGCCGCGCCGATCATCTCTTCGGCGTGATCGCTGGCGCGCTCCTCACGAACCGAGGTCCCCTTCCGACCCACGGCTGA
- a CDS encoding NADP-dependent oxidoreductase — protein MPKNTMAAVRLHEFGGPEVLRYDEVPIPTLKAGEVLVRVHAVGINPPDWYLRDGMRTMPPEWRPTIPLPAIPGSDVSGVVAAVAPDVRGFSVGDAVFGMIRFPSFGESAAYAEYVAAPASDLAHKPAGIDHVQAAGAPMSGLTAWQFLIDVGHDHPNPFQALPHRPMALGPGTTVLVNGAAGGVGHLAVQLAKWKGARVIAVASGAHAAFLRGLGADTFIDYTQGRAENQVREVDLVLDAVGGPGSDRFLRTLKRGGALYPVFVSPINAEELERLGVTTSITQVRSNGPQLAELGRLLDAGTVRVAIDSTFPLAEARQAHERAARGHLRGKIVLTVA, from the coding sequence ATGCCGAAGAACACGATGGCGGCGGTGCGGCTGCACGAGTTCGGGGGGCCCGAGGTCCTGCGCTATGACGAGGTGCCGATTCCCACGCTGAAGGCGGGGGAGGTGCTCGTTCGCGTCCATGCGGTGGGCATCAATCCCCCCGACTGGTACCTGCGCGACGGGATGAGGACGATGCCCCCGGAGTGGCGGCCCACGATACCGCTGCCCGCCATCCCGGGCTCGGACGTGTCGGGGGTCGTCGCGGCCGTTGCCCCGGACGTGCGAGGCTTCTCCGTGGGCGACGCGGTCTTCGGCATGATCCGCTTTCCGAGCTTCGGGGAGAGCGCGGCCTATGCCGAGTACGTCGCCGCGCCCGCGTCGGACCTGGCCCACAAGCCCGCGGGCATCGATCACGTGCAAGCCGCCGGAGCGCCGATGTCGGGGCTCACCGCGTGGCAGTTCCTGATCGACGTCGGACACGACCATCCGAACCCGTTCCAGGCGCTGCCGCATCGTCCGATGGCCCTCGGCCCCGGGACCACGGTGCTCGTCAACGGCGCCGCGGGCGGCGTGGGGCATCTCGCGGTGCAGCTGGCCAAATGGAAGGGGGCCCGCGTCATCGCGGTGGCATCGGGTGCGCATGCGGCGTTCCTGCGCGGGCTCGGCGCCGACACGTTCATCGACTACACCCAGGGCCGGGCCGAGAACCAGGTGCGGGAGGTCGATCTCGTGCTCGACGCCGTCGGCGGCCCGGGCAGCGATCGGTTCCTGCGCACGCTCAAGCGCGGCGGTGCGTTGTACCCGGTGTTCGTCAGCCCCATCAACGCCGAGGAACTCGAGCGGCTCGGCGTGACGACCTCGATCACCCAGGTGCGCTCGAACGGCCCCCAGCTCGCGGAGCTCGGGCGTTTGCTCGACGCGGGGACGGTGCGCGTCGCCATCGACAGCACGTTCCCGCTCGCGGAGGCGCGACAGGCGCACGAGCGCGCCGCCCGGGGGCACCTCCGAGGTAAGATCGTGCTCACGGTCGCGTGA
- a CDS encoding glutathione S-transferase N-terminal domain-containing protein, with the protein MIDLYTFRTPNGRKASIALEELGLPYTVKVVDLTRGEQLKPEFLAINPNNKIPAIVDHEGPGGRPLTLFESGAILLYLAEKAGALLPTDARGKAEVTQWLMFQMGGVGPMLGQLNFFGHFSAQKDAFAIERFQTEARRLLGVLDRHLASRDYLAGAYSIADIATYPALVTARGFFPELFQTLGHVPQWMHRVGSRPAVQRGMTIP; encoded by the coding sequence GTGATCGATCTGTATACGTTCAGGACGCCCAACGGCCGCAAGGCCTCCATCGCGCTGGAAGAGCTCGGCCTGCCCTACACCGTCAAGGTGGTGGACCTCACCCGGGGCGAGCAGCTCAAGCCCGAATTCCTCGCCATCAATCCCAACAACAAGATTCCAGCCATCGTGGATCATGAGGGGCCCGGCGGTCGGCCGCTGACGCTGTTCGAGTCCGGCGCCATCCTGCTGTACCTCGCGGAAAAGGCGGGCGCGCTGTTGCCCACGGATGCGCGGGGCAAGGCGGAGGTGACGCAGTGGCTGATGTTCCAGATGGGCGGCGTGGGGCCGATGCTGGGCCAGCTCAATTTCTTCGGGCATTTCTCGGCCCAAAAGGATGCCTTCGCCATCGAGCGCTTCCAGACGGAGGCCCGGCGCTTGCTGGGCGTGCTCGATCGGCACCTGGCCTCACGCGATTACCTGGCCGGCGCGTACTCCATCGCGGACATCGCCACGTACCCGGCGCTGGTGACCGCGCGCGGCTTCTTCCCGGAACTCTTCCAGACGCTGGGGCACGTCCCGCAGTGGATGCACCGCGTCGGCAGCCGTCCCGCCGTGCAGCGGGGCATGACGATCCCCTGA
- a CDS encoding DUF4105 domain-containing protein: MKRGALLLLTWLGGGFQGEAAARPLAERVAALEARAGLVLRPPASEDAALVTEIEAALEALPPALRRPPGGPLELVTHPEPAPFGLGNASARRPEWSEDKRRFHLYAFVPGDERRAALRTARLSDGELERLWRRRAVVHAVMRRWDDARGWSGTARWRRLSGWRRPLERPLVFSEQALLTYDGAYSRARGRASAALDLATFAEEFFVPVESLREDALSVDERVACQEFSKARALGELLARDGLARLAPRAACPAFDAWARQEALAEVEVLLVSSTGRQPESLFGHLMLRPVWREDAEAVRGPGFEAVVQPVALTGGRARGPDYVLMGLAGGFSLAFLTTTLGDVAHEALELEQRTVRRFRLRLTAGERVRVLERVWELERRGYLPYFFATDNCASALLFLLNGALEEDRRVRTPGLLWVLPGATLDALARLEVDGPDGAPRPLLEHVPDDLESTGDRALRAHAARERALATVVARVGPSLAPRWTLLHRRLSSAVPGTRHAAWHRVPALVEATLAAAPVAEAVHAYLAQSVRVERAEVDRMEARRLAVEYARLVAVHGVVPDHRGAERERQRVFEREDAVQRHLAALDRLALVEQVLATADKRAPTPQEEQVLARARDVEAVFQTATDVQGALQGGPLAPVEGLDFLRRDQADKVQAERTRAARGLETSGAARVAVGGGVEWLASGGMRPVLSLQTAALKEGLGESFLHGFRPSSELRLLDGVLRLVPGRGLPRVVDSRLTLLGYRTLLREPPWHRETLLDELGWGVEARMETRDKAHAQPYRATLQAEALLVVDDSPDFRHYAALGVGARAAVRWGAWPTPGAGPRFSFAQRVALPGSSFNAVRLEAAWAPLFLLGTGPRYEAEASLQVEWLVGRWGPRALRLVPRAQLLWEGHVEPRVDMAIEWL, translated from the coding sequence ATGAAGCGCGGGGCCCTCCTGCTACTGACCTGGCTGGGCGGAGGGTTCCAGGGGGAGGCGGCCGCGCGACCCCTCGCCGAGCGCGTGGCCGCCCTGGAGGCGCGCGCGGGCCTCGTGCTGCGCCCGCCCGCGTCCGAGGACGCCGCGCTCGTGACCGAGATCGAGGCCGCGCTCGAGGCGCTGCCGCCCGCGCTGCGCCGGCCCCCGGGCGGGCCGCTGGAGCTGGTGACGCACCCGGAGCCCGCGCCCTTCGGTCTGGGCAATGCCTCGGCGCGGCGGCCGGAGTGGAGCGAGGACAAACGGCGCTTCCACCTGTATGCCTTCGTGCCCGGAGACGAGCGGCGGGCGGCGCTGCGCACGGCGCGGCTGTCCGACGGGGAGCTGGAGCGGCTGTGGCGGCGGCGCGCGGTGGTGCACGCGGTGATGCGGCGGTGGGACGACGCGCGGGGCTGGAGCGGGACGGCCCGTTGGCGGCGCCTGTCGGGTTGGCGTCGGCCCCTGGAGCGGCCGCTCGTCTTCTCCGAGCAGGCCCTGCTCACCTATGACGGGGCGTACAGCCGCGCACGCGGCCGGGCGAGCGCGGCGCTGGACCTGGCCACCTTCGCCGAGGAGTTCTTCGTGCCGGTGGAGTCGCTGCGCGAGGACGCCTTGTCGGTGGACGAGCGCGTGGCGTGCCAGGAGTTCTCCAAGGCCCGGGCGCTCGGCGAACTGCTGGCGCGGGACGGCCTGGCGCGGCTGGCGCCCCGGGCCGCGTGCCCCGCCTTCGACGCCTGGGCCCGGCAAGAGGCGCTGGCCGAGGTCGAGGTGCTGTTGGTGAGCTCCACGGGCCGCCAGCCCGAGTCGCTGTTCGGGCACTTGATGCTGCGGCCGGTGTGGCGCGAGGACGCGGAGGCCGTGCGAGGCCCGGGCTTCGAGGCGGTGGTGCAGCCCGTGGCCCTGACGGGCGGCCGGGCGCGGGGACCGGACTATGTCCTCATGGGCCTGGCCGGGGGGTTCTCGCTCGCCTTCCTCACCACGACACTCGGGGACGTGGCGCACGAGGCCCTGGAATTGGAGCAGCGCACGGTGCGCCGCTTCCGTTTGCGGCTCACGGCGGGCGAGCGCGTCCGGGTGCTCGAGCGGGTGTGGGAGCTGGAGCGGCGGGGCTACCTGCCGTACTTCTTCGCCACCGACAACTGCGCGAGCGCGCTGCTGTTCCTGCTCAACGGCGCGCTGGAGGAGGACCGGCGCGTGCGCACGCCCGGCCTGCTGTGGGTGCTGCCCGGGGCCACGCTGGATGCCCTCGCGCGGCTGGAGGTGGACGGCCCGGACGGCGCGCCCCGGCCCCTGCTCGAGCACGTGCCGGATGACCTCGAGTCCACGGGGGACCGCGCCCTGCGGGCCCACGCGGCCCGGGAGCGGGCGCTCGCGACCGTGGTGGCGCGCGTGGGGCCGTCGCTGGCCCCCCGGTGGACCCTGCTGCACCGGCGGCTGTCGTCCGCGGTCCCCGGCACGCGTCATGCCGCCTGGCACCGGGTGCCCGCCCTGGTGGAGGCCACGCTCGCCGCCGCGCCCGTGGCCGAGGCGGTGCACGCGTACCTCGCCCAGTCCGTGCGGGTGGAGCGCGCGGAGGTGGACCGCATGGAGGCGCGGCGGCTCGCCGTGGAGTACGCCCGGCTGGTGGCGGTGCACGGTGTCGTGCCGGACCACCGCGGCGCCGAGCGGGAGCGCCAGCGGGTCTTCGAGCGGGAGGACGCGGTGCAGCGCCACCTGGCGGCGCTCGATCGCCTCGCCCTCGTCGAGCAGGTGCTGGCCACCGCGGACAAGCGCGCCCCCACGCCGCAGGAGGAACAGGTGCTCGCGCGGGCCCGGGACGTGGAGGCCGTCTTCCAGACCGCCACCGACGTGCAGGGGGCGCTCCAGGGGGGCCCGCTGGCCCCGGTGGAGGGGCTGGACTTCCTGCGGCGGGACCAGGCCGACAAGGTCCAGGCGGAGCGGACGCGGGCCGCGCGCGGGTTGGAGACCTCGGGCGCGGCGCGCGTCGCGGTGGGCGGGGGCGTGGAGTGGCTCGCCTCGGGGGGCATGCGTCCGGTGCTGTCGCTCCAGACCGCCGCGCTCAAGGAGGGCCTGGGCGAGTCGTTCCTCCATGGCTTCCGGCCGAGCAGCGAGCTGCGGCTGCTCGACGGGGTGCTGCGCCTCGTGCCCGGACGGGGCCTGCCCCGGGTGGTGGACTCGCGGCTCACGCTGCTGGGCTACCGCACGCTCTTGCGCGAGCCGCCGTGGCACCGCGAGACGCTGCTCGACGAGCTGGGGTGGGGCGTGGAGGCCCGGATGGAGACCCGGGACAAGGCGCACGCGCAGCCGTACCGGGCCACGCTCCAGGCCGAGGCCCTGCTGGTGGTGGACGACAGCCCGGACTTCCGCCACTACGCGGCGCTGGGTGTGGGGGCCAGGGCGGCCGTGCGGTGGGGCGCGTGGCCCACGCCCGGCGCCGGTCCCCGCTTCTCCTTCGCGCAGCGCGTGGCGCTCCCGGGCTCGTCCTTCAACGCCGTGCGCCTGGAGGCCGCCTGGGCGCCCCTGTTCCTGCTCGGAACGGGTCCGCGGTACGAAGCGGAGGCCTCGCTCCAGGTGGAGTGGCTCGTCGGCCGGTGGGGGCCTCGGGCGCTGCGGCTGGTGCCCCGGGCCCAGCTCCTCTGGGAAGGGCACGTCGAGCCTCGGGTGGACATGGCGATCGAGTGGTTGTGA